The Metabacillus litoralis genome contains a region encoding:
- a CDS encoding SCO family protein, translated as MKNRKMIVNGLVAMFILAGFFLISSFWPKEERLPVLDKVEPFVLQSIDEQSYDSDNGKVKLLTFFYTKCPDICPLTMVDFQKLQSELQRKGLFGEKVELVAITLDPENDTIEVIKDYSQAFKANPQGWKFLRGSEEQTQKIADLYHMKYKKFEGDFIAHNTTMFLIDQEQQIRGLYDMANQNEAVKVDDIVIAMEELVVDE; from the coding sequence TTGAAGAACAGGAAAATGATTGTAAATGGTCTGGTTGCTATGTTTATCTTAGCAGGTTTTTTTCTTATTTCTTCTTTCTGGCCAAAAGAAGAAAGGCTCCCTGTTCTAGATAAAGTAGAACCGTTTGTTTTGCAATCGATTGATGAGCAAAGCTATGATTCGGATAATGGAAAAGTCAAATTATTAACCTTTTTTTACACAAAATGTCCTGATATATGCCCTCTCACTATGGTTGATTTTCAAAAGTTACAATCCGAGCTTCAAAGAAAAGGTCTTTTTGGAGAAAAGGTAGAACTGGTGGCGATTACTCTTGATCCTGAAAATGATACCATTGAAGTAATTAAAGATTATTCACAGGCATTCAAGGCAAATCCTCAAGGCTGGAAATTCCTAAGGGGGTCTGAAGAACAGACTCAGAAGATTGCAGACCTTTATCATATGAAATACAAGAAATTCGAAGGTGATTTTATTGCTCATAACACAACAATGTTCTTAATCGATCAGGAGCAGCAAATAAGAGGTCTGTATGATATGGCTAATCAAAACGAAGCAGTTAAAGTAGATGATATTGTAATTGCAATGGAAGAGCTTGTTGTGGATGAATAA
- a CDS encoding multicopper oxidase domain-containing protein, with the protein MLRQYHVVAIPIRIVVNNFGDYNPDGRIYVLKENVDEVRECVRKNPFTPVDLVQPLTIRANEGDVVEILFENQLPFAAGMHFQEADYDVLTSDGANVGFNPSSLVECGEKILYRIHATAEGTYFFTDLGNVASTEEGSSIQGLFGALIVEKRGSWWTDPVTGGQINSGVFADIHNPFLPSFREYAWFFNDEMEVNDLTGNRPLNPITNQESESFHGVNLRYEPLRNRLRLIEEGVVSPELEGEEVHHDSWVFGDPATPILRGYKGDPAIIRLIHGASKETHVFHYHVHQWLRDPSNTLSEIVDSQAISPQSHYDISPLYGLGSLHGAFGDVIIHCHLYPHFDAGMWGINRIFDTLQDGSQCYPNGVPIAPLKPLPDRPCPPKPTKENPGFPNFIPGKVGCKAPRPPLGIVGGREMTELEKNAAVPNARPGAVFVDSCLSNPVVVEYNVSLIELPIIYNRQGWHDPKGRFYVLDEDLDDVLAGRKEPEPLVLQIPASSCIRMNFTNLLPHILDGDAFQLVTRTYEVGFHIHFVKFDVLVTDGANVGWNYDSSVLPGQTIRYEWYADTELKAFFFHDHLNATSHEQHGIFGAGIIQPRFSKFFDSRTGEEVDHGTQVTVVNPIIPDYRDQSLFVQDFAYLFDKDGCPIQPPEFPGSLEDPGVFGVNYKNEPLQFRLGKDCDPAYSFSSYVHGDPVTPILRTYEGDPIRIRLLQGAHEESHSFNLHGLKWKSERADLDSMFQAQQHIGISESFTFETEVPLAGDYLWAFEDEEDIWLGTWGLIRAFDELVDDLIVLPDRPCPPPRTKSLPEVTGKPPALADPLCSLPPKAHDKAPVRKYDVVCFQTPIIYNKYGDHDPFGIIFALEEDVEDILCGKKNPEPLVLRGNAGDLVEVTLTSKLKFDLFPFPDGIHPYPPVKEQAFYPPSLRISLHTSLLDYDVKTSSGDTVGFNPDQTVGPDEKITYRWFVDGSHGTCAMWDVADLRNHRSFGTFGAFIAEPRFTTYHDPYTLCEVNIGANVVLKNPFLPETREFVLIMHDGVRLVDKKEQLIIDPIDGILPEPDPEEEVDTYDFGSRGFNYRTERLINRYREHPVLSDLFSSKVFGDPATPVFEAYPGDPIVIRLTNPSERRRAHTFHLHGHKWKFDVKDIDSRVQSFVGHLIAGAAENLELIGGAGGILNFPGDYMYRSGNIRWDIEQGMWGIIRVHEELQKHLPTLKD; encoded by the coding sequence ATGTTACGGCAATACCATGTCGTTGCGATACCGATTCGAATTGTAGTCAACAATTTTGGCGACTACAACCCGGATGGAAGGATATACGTATTAAAAGAAAACGTTGATGAAGTAAGAGAATGCGTCCGTAAAAATCCTTTTACCCCTGTGGATTTAGTTCAACCATTAACCATTCGGGCAAATGAAGGTGATGTAGTTGAAATTCTTTTTGAGAATCAACTGCCATTTGCTGCAGGAATGCACTTTCAAGAAGCGGATTATGATGTATTAACCTCTGATGGTGCAAATGTAGGGTTTAACCCAAGTTCTCTGGTAGAGTGCGGGGAGAAGATTCTATATAGAATTCACGCTACAGCTGAGGGGACCTACTTTTTCACCGACTTAGGTAATGTAGCAAGTACTGAAGAAGGTTCAAGCATCCAAGGATTATTTGGTGCATTAATTGTTGAGAAAAGGGGTTCATGGTGGACGGATCCTGTCACGGGTGGGCAAATAAATAGTGGTGTTTTTGCTGATATCCACAATCCATTTTTACCATCATTTAGAGAGTATGCATGGTTTTTTAATGACGAAATGGAAGTGAATGATTTAACAGGAAATAGACCCTTAAATCCAATCACTAATCAGGAATCTGAATCATTTCATGGAGTTAACTTAAGGTATGAACCACTGAGAAATAGATTAAGACTAATTGAAGAAGGTGTAGTCAGTCCAGAACTTGAAGGAGAAGAAGTTCATCATGATTCTTGGGTATTTGGTGATCCAGCTACACCGATATTAAGAGGATATAAAGGAGATCCGGCTATAATAAGGTTAATTCATGGAGCTTCAAAAGAAACACATGTTTTTCATTATCATGTCCATCAATGGCTTCGTGACCCAAGTAACACATTATCCGAAATTGTTGATTCACAAGCAATTAGTCCACAGTCACACTATGATATTAGTCCGCTCTATGGACTAGGGAGTCTTCATGGAGCATTTGGAGATGTGATTATACATTGTCATTTATATCCACACTTTGATGCAGGAATGTGGGGAATTAATCGTATTTTTGACACCTTACAAGATGGTAGTCAGTGTTATCCGAATGGTGTACCTATTGCACCACTGAAACCATTACCTGATCGACCTTGTCCACCGAAGCCTACAAAAGAAAATCCAGGATTCCCGAACTTTATTCCAGGTAAAGTAGGATGTAAAGCACCTCGTCCACCACTTGGGATCGTTGGTGGACGAGAAATGACTGAATTAGAAAAAAATGCAGCTGTTCCCAATGCTAGACCTGGTGCCGTGTTTGTTGATTCGTGTTTGTCTAATCCTGTTGTTGTGGAATATAACGTATCTCTTATTGAGTTACCGATTATTTATAATCGTCAAGGCTGGCATGATCCGAAAGGGAGATTCTATGTACTTGATGAAGATCTGGATGATGTGCTGGCAGGTAGAAAAGAGCCTGAGCCCCTTGTTTTACAAATACCGGCTAGTTCGTGTATCCGAATGAACTTTACAAATCTGTTACCTCACATTCTTGATGGAGATGCATTCCAACTTGTAACAAGAACTTATGAAGTAGGTTTTCATATTCATTTTGTGAAATTTGATGTGTTAGTCACGGATGGTGCAAATGTAGGCTGGAATTATGATAGCTCTGTCCTACCTGGTCAGACAATACGTTATGAATGGTATGCTGATACCGAATTAAAGGCATTCTTTTTCCATGATCATTTGAACGCCACTTCACATGAGCAACACGGGATTTTTGGTGCAGGTATTATTCAGCCTAGGTTTTCGAAATTTTTTGATAGTCGTACAGGAGAAGAAGTGGATCATGGTACACAGGTAACTGTTGTGAATCCTATTATCCCGGATTATCGTGATCAATCACTGTTTGTACAGGATTTTGCTTATCTTTTTGATAAAGATGGATGTCCTATCCAACCACCTGAATTCCCCGGATCACTCGAAGATCCAGGTGTATTTGGGGTTAATTATAAAAACGAGCCATTACAATTCAGATTAGGAAAAGACTGTGATCCAGCCTATTCGTTTAGCTCATATGTTCATGGAGATCCTGTCACACCAATTCTTAGAACCTATGAAGGTGATCCTATTCGAATCCGATTGCTGCAAGGGGCGCATGAAGAATCTCATAGCTTTAACTTACATGGTCTAAAGTGGAAGTCAGAACGAGCAGACTTAGATTCCATGTTCCAAGCTCAACAGCATATAGGAATATCAGAATCGTTTACGTTTGAAACAGAGGTTCCTTTAGCAGGCGATTATTTATGGGCCTTTGAAGATGAAGAGGACATTTGGTTAGGAACATGGGGGTTAATTCGGGCTTTTGATGAGCTCGTAGACGATTTAATAGTATTGCCAGATCGGCCTTGTCCACCTCCTAGAACGAAATCTTTACCTGAAGTAACAGGTAAACCACCGGCTTTGGCTGATCCATTGTGTTCATTACCACCAAAAGCACATGATAAAGCACCCGTTAGAAAGTATGACGTTGTGTGTTTTCAAACACCAATTATTTACAACAAATATGGTGATCACGATCCATTTGGAATCATTTTTGCCCTAGAAGAGGATGTGGAGGATATTTTATGTGGGAAAAAGAATCCTGAACCGCTCGTTCTAAGAGGTAATGCGGGGGATTTAGTAGAAGTCACTTTAACAAGTAAATTAAAATTTGACTTGTTTCCTTTCCCAGATGGGATTCACCCATATCCTCCTGTCAAGGAGCAAGCTTTCTATCCACCTTCTCTAAGAATATCTCTTCACACGAGCTTACTAGACTATGATGTAAAAACATCAAGTGGAGATACAGTCGGGTTTAACCCTGATCAAACAGTTGGTCCAGATGAAAAAATCACGTATCGATGGTTTGTTGATGGCTCTCATGGAACCTGTGCAATGTGGGATGTCGCTGATTTACGTAATCATCGCTCATTTGGGACATTTGGAGCATTTATTGCTGAACCAAGATTTACAACTTATCATGATCCATACACATTATGTGAGGTGAATATTGGAGCAAACGTTGTCCTTAAGAATCCATTCTTGCCAGAAACGAGAGAATTCGTATTAATTATGCATGATGGAGTTCGACTTGTTGATAAAAAAGAGCAGCTAATCATTGATCCAATTGATGGTATCTTACCTGAACCAGATCCTGAGGAAGAGGTGGACACATATGATTTTGGTTCGCGTGGGTTCAACTATCGAACAGAGCGCTTAATTAATCGATATCGAGAACATCCGGTTTTAAGTGATTTATTTAGTTCAAAAGTATTTGGAGACCCAGCAACACCTGTTTTTGAAGCCTATCCAGGAGATCCAATTGTCATTCGTTTAACAAACCCTTCTGAACGAAGACGTGCTCATACGTTCCATTTACATGGACACAAATGGAAGTTCGATGTAAAAGATATCGATTCGCGTGTACAATCATTTGTCGGTCATCTCATTGCTGGAGCAGCAGAGAATCTTGAACTTATTGGTGGTGCTGGAGGAATTCTAAACTTCCCAGGAGACTATATGTACCGTTCGGGAAATATCCGTTGGGACATTGAACAAGGGATGTGGGGAATCATTCGTGTTCATGAAGAGCTTCAAAAGCATTTACCAACATTAAAAGATTAG
- a CDS encoding FixH family protein: MRKLTITTMTSFLFFLITACQNPSSHHEHGLQGKEEFIDVSVQLNPEEIKAGVSFSIQLHITQMENDINHADDVRIDVWKDGEESKKTTYEATFDGKGMYIVDLLLEESGSYKMMYHVTAKEQHVMNEVPFTVQEGN; encoded by the coding sequence ATGAGAAAGCTAACAATCACGACCATGACTTCCTTCTTGTTTTTCTTAATAACTGCTTGTCAGAACCCTTCTAGTCATCATGAACATGGCTTGCAGGGCAAAGAAGAATTTATTGATGTTTCAGTTCAGCTTAATCCAGAGGAGATAAAAGCGGGTGTTTCATTTTCGATACAGCTTCATATTACTCAAATGGAGAATGATATAAATCATGCAGATGATGTACGAATAGATGTGTGGAAGGATGGAGAAGAATCAAAGAAAACCACGTATGAAGCGACTTTTGACGGAAAGGGAATGTATATCGTTGACCTACTGCTCGAGGAATCAGGTTCTTATAAGATGATGTATCACGTTACAGCAAAAGAACAGCATGTAATGAATGAGGTTCCTTTTACAGTCCAGGAGGGGAATTAA
- a CDS encoding cytochrome c biogenesis CcdA family protein, with amino-acid sequence MVDVNVFLAFGAGFLSFLSPCCLPLYPVFLSYITGISVHELREGAKGKQQVVMFHTLSFLLGFSIIFIVLGLSTSWISHIFIQYQDFIRQIGAVFILFFGFVTIGLLKPRVLFREKRIKLKKRPSGYVGSILIGVGFAAGWTPCVGPILASVIALGLYTGEGFLFMMSYMLGFSIPFFVMAFFLEKTNSLRKYSQRFMKLSGMMMIVVGLLLFFDILTKLTSFLTEYIYKGFTGF; translated from the coding sequence GTGGTTGATGTAAATGTCTTTTTAGCCTTTGGAGCTGGATTCTTGTCCTTTCTCTCACCTTGCTGTCTTCCTTTATATCCTGTTTTTTTATCCTATATAACAGGCATATCTGTTCATGAATTAAGAGAGGGGGCAAAAGGGAAGCAACAAGTTGTCATGTTTCACACACTTTCGTTCTTGCTAGGCTTTTCAATTATTTTTATCGTGTTAGGACTGTCAACCTCTTGGATAAGCCACATATTTATTCAATACCAGGATTTCATTAGACAAATTGGGGCAGTTTTCATCCTGTTTTTTGGGTTTGTAACGATCGGACTCTTGAAGCCAAGGGTACTCTTTAGGGAGAAAAGAATAAAGCTAAAGAAAAGACCTTCAGGCTATGTGGGGTCAATTTTAATTGGAGTTGGATTTGCAGCTGGGTGGACGCCGTGTGTGGGGCCGATTCTTGCCTCGGTTATTGCTCTTGGACTTTATACGGGGGAAGGATTTCTTTTTATGATGTCCTATATGCTCGGATTTTCTATACCCTTTTTTGTAATGGCCTTTTTTCTAGAAAAAACAAATTCCTTAAGAAAATATAGTCAAAGGTTTATGAAACTGTCAGGGATGATGATGATCGTTGTGGGGCTCCTCTTATTTTTTGATATTCTCACAAAGCTTACTAGCTTTCTGACTGAATATATTTATAAAGGTTTTACAGGTTTTTAA